Proteins encoded within one genomic window of Actinomycetota bacterium:
- the mnmA gene encoding tRNA 2-thiouridine(34) synthase MnmA: MTDLFLDHFNNPRNCGAMADAHGAGRAGDPGCGVVIEFFLRYTGSDIATASSRATGSSAAIACGSMLTEMVTGKDWRHVAAISEEALISVLAGGGEAKPSLKDAARFALEALHAALEDSLRRDTFPRPPQPKGIADIETMLVAMSGGVDSSVACLLEREAGRQVTGVTMRLWSDPDCDQSGAPTCCSPQAIRDARAVCHSLGLPHLTVDYTEDFAATVVDAFVDGYLAGLTPNPCTFCNGSFRFPALVSLADRLGSFMVATGHYARQETVAGRRFIVRAADSGKDQSYMLWGIPPSLLERLEFPLGGIEKEETRRLAREAGLQVHDRPESQEVCFIPDDDYRRFVRSRAAACGKERLLPGKGDIVDTEGNRLGAHMGFIDFTIGQRHGLGVSAPEPLYVLRTVPERNEVVAGPRAQLQVRRLTVGGVNSFTGTGAAGDLSVSINADAGPGPVATTLAFVVTTGSLTVQVRYNSQPAAVRSVEASGDTLLIETEELLSGVAPGQSAVFYSGDILLAGGVIDKTS; the protein is encoded by the coding sequence ATGACCGATCTATTCCTGGATCACTTCAATAATCCCCGTAACTGTGGTGCGATGGCTGACGCCCATGGAGCCGGCCGAGCCGGTGATCCTGGCTGCGGTGTGGTCATCGAGTTCTTCCTCAGATATACAGGCAGCGATATAGCTACTGCCAGCAGCCGAGCCACTGGCTCCAGCGCCGCCATCGCCTGCGGGAGCATGCTCACGGAGATGGTCACGGGGAAGGACTGGCGCCATGTGGCCGCGATCTCCGAGGAGGCGCTGATATCTGTCCTGGCGGGCGGGGGAGAAGCTAAGCCCTCGCTGAAAGACGCTGCCAGGTTCGCTCTCGAAGCTCTCCACGCCGCCCTGGAAGACTCACTGCGGCGAGACACTTTCCCCAGGCCACCGCAGCCCAAGGGAATCGCAGACATCGAAACGATGCTGGTCGCCATGAGCGGCGGTGTCGACAGTTCGGTAGCCTGCCTCCTGGAGCGCGAAGCGGGCAGGCAGGTGACAGGCGTGACCATGCGGCTCTGGAGCGATCCTGACTGCGACCAGAGCGGCGCCCCGACCTGTTGTTCACCCCAGGCGATCCGCGACGCCAGGGCTGTATGCCACAGCCTCGGGCTTCCGCATCTGACCGTGGACTATACCGAAGATTTTGCCGCGACCGTTGTCGACGCCTTCGTTGACGGCTACCTGGCTGGGCTGACGCCGAATCCCTGCACTTTCTGCAATGGCTCCTTTCGCTTCCCGGCTCTAGTCTCGCTTGCGGACAGGCTGGGCTCGTTCATGGTGGCGACCGGCCACTACGCGCGCCAGGAGACAGTTGCCGGCCGCAGGTTCATCGTCCGAGCCGCAGACAGCGGCAAGGACCAGTCCTATATGCTCTGGGGGATCCCGCCATCGTTGCTCGAACGCCTGGAATTCCCTCTGGGTGGAATCGAGAAGGAAGAGACCCGCCGGCTCGCCCGCGAGGCCGGACTGCAGGTCCATGACCGGCCGGAGAGCCAGGAAGTATGTTTTATCCCAGACGACGACTATCGCCGCTTCGTTAGAAGCCGCGCGGCGGCTTGCGGAAAGGAAAGGCTGCTGCCCGGCAAGGGAGACATAGTTGACACTGAGGGAAACCGGCTAGGCGCTCATATGGGATTCATCGATTTCACCATCGGCCAGCGCCACGGCCTCGGCGTGAGCGCTCCGGAGCCGCTGTATGTGCTTCGGACGGTGCCCGAGAGGAACGAGGTAGTAGCTGGCCCCAGGGCTCAGCTGCAAGTGCGGCGTCTCACCGTCGGGGGAGTCAACAGTTTTACCGGTACCGGCGCCGCAGGAGATCTTTCCGTGAGCATAAATGCCGATGCCGGTCCGGGTCCGGTCGCTACGACTCTGGCGTTTGTTGTGACCACCGGTAGCCTGACCGTCCAGGTCCGCTATAACTCACAGCCGGCTGCAGTCAGATCCGTCGAAGCTTCAGGCGATACTTTGCTGATCGAGACGGAAGAGCTGTTATCCGGTGTCGCTCCGGGCCAGTCCGCTGTTTTTTACAGCGGCGACATCCTCCTTGCCGGCGGGGTGATCGACAAGACCTCCTAG
- the aspS gene encoding aspartate--tRNA ligase has product MPASPHEQQKENELRTDYCGNLRKTDLDKEVTLCGWVHRRRDHGGLIFIDLRDVSGLVQIVFDPERSGEVHTAGHALRPEAVIKVEGTVAPRPAETVNPNMDTGEIEVNVTAIEVYNISETPPFSVEDRTDIDENLRLKYRYIDLRRDDMAANLKLRHRVSRTVRDFLDNSGFTEVETPVLTKSTPEGARDFLVPSRLQPKKFYALPQSPQLFKQLLMVSGLDRYYQFAHAFRDEDLRADRQPEHTQVDMEMSFMTAQEIMGMLEELMSDLFEEVLGAKLDKPFPVMTYEEAMLRYGSDKPDLRFGLPIVDVSHIFHGAEFAVFSRALSDGGAIRAIRAPGAARFSRRQIDELTDFALAHGAKGLAYLIVKEKLEVQSPIAKFLSKEELDSVLEATAAEEGDIIFFVADSVKVAVDVMGALRPRLAADLDLVEDGWNFLWVTDFPMFKLDDDTGQIVAEHHPFTLPNEDTIDHLDDDPLLLRGSLYDLVLNGVEIASGGLRIHKPELQRRILAILGHEDHQMEADFGFLLEALKYGAPPHGGLAFGLDRLVMLMAGLATIRDVIAFPKTQSGGCPLTGAPAVVDQRQLKELKIRQ; this is encoded by the coding sequence ATGCCCGCCTCGCCCCACGAACAGCAAAAGGAAAACGAATTGCGCACTGATTACTGCGGAAACCTGAGAAAAACAGACCTCGACAAAGAGGTTACGCTTTGCGGCTGGGTGCACCGGCGCCGTGACCATGGCGGGCTGATATTCATCGACCTGCGCGATGTCAGCGGACTGGTGCAGATAGTCTTCGATCCGGAGCGTTCCGGTGAGGTCCATACGGCCGGTCATGCCCTGCGCCCGGAGGCGGTCATCAAGGTGGAAGGAACAGTGGCGCCGCGTCCGGCCGAGACCGTGAATCCTAATATGGACACCGGTGAGATCGAGGTCAACGTAACCGCCATCGAAGTCTACAACATCTCCGAAACGCCGCCTTTCAGCGTCGAGGACCGCACCGACATCGACGAGAACCTGAGGCTGAAGTACCGTTATATAGACCTGAGGCGCGATGATATGGCCGCCAACCTGAAGTTGCGCCACAGGGTGTCGCGCACGGTACGTGATTTCCTCGACAACAGTGGTTTTACCGAAGTGGAAACCCCGGTCCTCACCAAGAGCACTCCTGAAGGTGCCCGCGACTTCCTGGTTCCTTCCCGGCTCCAGCCCAAGAAATTCTACGCCCTGCCCCAGTCACCTCAGCTTTTCAAACAGCTGCTGATGGTGTCGGGGCTGGACCGCTATTACCAGTTCGCCCACGCCTTCCGCGACGAGGACCTCCGCGCCGACCGCCAGCCGGAACACACCCAGGTGGATATGGAGATGTCGTTCATGACCGCACAGGAGATCATGGGCATGCTGGAGGAACTTATGTCAGATCTCTTCGAGGAAGTCCTGGGAGCGAAGCTGGACAAGCCGTTCCCGGTGATGACGTACGAAGAGGCGATGCTCAGGTACGGCTCAGACAAGCCTGATCTTCGCTTTGGCCTTCCGATCGTCGACGTCTCGCACATCTTTCATGGCGCCGAGTTCGCTGTGTTCTCGAGGGCATTGTCCGATGGCGGCGCCATCAGGGCCATCCGGGCTCCGGGAGCCGCCCGCTTCAGCCGCCGCCAGATCGACGAGCTCACAGATTTCGCCCTGGCCCACGGTGCCAAAGGCCTCGCTTACCTGATCGTCAAGGAAAAACTCGAGGTCCAGTCGCCGATAGCCAAGTTCCTCTCTAAAGAAGAACTCGATTCAGTGCTTGAAGCCACCGCCGCCGAAGAAGGGGATATCATCTTCTTCGTCGCCGACAGTGTCAAGGTCGCCGTCGATGTGATGGGGGCCCTGCGTCCCAGGCTCGCAGCTGATCTGGATCTGGTTGAAGATGGCTGGAATTTCCTCTGGGTCACTGATTTCCCGATGTTCAAGCTCGACGATGACACCGGCCAGATCGTTGCCGAACATCACCCGTTCACCCTGCCCAACGAGGATACGATAGACCATCTTGATGACGATCCCCTTCTTCTTCGGGGAAGCCTTTACGATCTGGTGCTGAACGGAGTCGAGATCGCCAGCGGCGGTCTTCGCATCCACAAGCCCGAGCTGCAGCGCCGGATCCTCGCGATCCTTGGTCACGAGGACCATCAGATGGAGGCAGACTTCGGCTTCCTGCTGGAAGCCCTCAAATACGGTGCGCCACCACACGGAGGGCTGGCTTTCGGCCTCGACCGCCTGGTGATGCTAATGGCGGGTCTGGCTACGATCCGCGATGTGATAGCATTCCCCAAGACCCAGAGCGGCGGCTGCCCGCTCACAGGAGCCCCGGCGGTTGTGGATCAGAGGCAGCTGAAAGAGCTTAAGATCCGGCAATAG
- a CDS encoding diguanylate cyclase — protein sequence MSLLLALLALSSAGVSIIMGSLVLSRAPRTRLNQIFFVLCFVVSCWAFTEFEFRNADNFEEAMLWLRISFFWPMPSAILLHFVLVFTGHQRFLDRKWPYLLIYGPAAVISAHFFSNEIFSGYPVKRNWGWSFEFPDTLLSDTGYVYFAVMALVSVILCLRFFIRQTDSLLRKQAAFALAGTTVYAGTVGLNYGLLPFLQIRIPELSALSFAIAVGGVFGYAIWKYQLFTLTPSLAAETIIETISDALLLIDIDGTVIHANDAALQMLGYSESRLEGMPAKEIFPEGWLKESIIDKLGIYGNIESVSDIETVMVDYAGNQIAISLSSTNMRDRNDQLLGTICIARNISDRKKTDELIRHQSEGLIERNAELTALYEISNALQSPLDRNTMLKRALDTITSLSVFNVEHKGGIFAVEGNQLKLLVSEGHSSGFLEAHKNMTIDDCLCGQAVKTGRLLYSGSSVEDPLHTIRYPEMTDHGHVIVPLKAGDQVTGVLYLYLPAGAQFDERQQRLLEAIGSQLAIAMENARLYEETRALSLHDPLTGLANRRLMSIELEKTMARSSRTGKPFSLVMLDLDHFKNYNDLYGHTAGDHLLAGVSGLILEEIRRIDLGARYGGEEFLLILPDTDLSNALDVAERIRARTEATAFPVSEGMRSSGITVSLGVASWDPGIVSEDILIARADTALYMAKSRGRNRVQSWIAQEPGAQGSAAS from the coding sequence ATGTCGCTCCTGCTGGCTCTGCTGGCCCTGTCCTCAGCCGGTGTCTCTATCATCATGGGCAGCCTGGTCCTGTCCCGGGCCCCGCGGACTCGTCTGAACCAGATATTCTTTGTCCTCTGCTTCGTCGTAAGTTGCTGGGCTTTCACCGAATTCGAATTCAGGAACGCCGACAACTTTGAGGAGGCGATGCTGTGGCTGCGGATCTCGTTCTTCTGGCCGATGCCTTCGGCGATACTGCTGCACTTCGTCCTGGTTTTTACCGGGCATCAACGTTTTCTCGACCGTAAATGGCCCTACCTGCTCATCTATGGCCCGGCGGCGGTCATATCGGCGCATTTCTTCTCAAATGAGATCTTTTCCGGCTATCCGGTCAAGCGGAACTGGGGATGGTCCTTCGAATTCCCCGATACGCTGCTTTCTGATACCGGGTATGTCTACTTTGCTGTCATGGCCCTGGTGTCAGTCATTCTTTGCCTGCGGTTCTTCATCCGCCAGACTGATTCCCTGCTGCGCAAGCAGGCTGCGTTCGCGCTTGCCGGCACAACAGTCTATGCGGGAACCGTCGGGCTGAACTACGGACTGCTGCCCTTCCTGCAAATACGGATACCGGAGCTTTCTGCACTGTCATTCGCGATAGCCGTTGGCGGCGTCTTCGGCTATGCCATCTGGAAGTATCAGCTGTTCACTCTCACCCCTTCCCTGGCGGCGGAGACGATCATCGAGACGATCAGCGATGCACTTCTGCTCATCGACATCGATGGCACTGTCATCCATGCCAACGATGCGGCACTGCAAATGCTCGGATATAGCGAAAGCAGGCTCGAAGGAATGCCGGCAAAGGAGATCTTCCCCGAGGGCTGGCTGAAGGAAAGTATCATCGACAAGCTGGGAATATACGGCAACATCGAGTCCGTTTCCGATATCGAGACCGTCATGGTCGATTACGCCGGCAATCAGATCGCCATATCGCTGTCTAGCACCAACATGCGAGATCGGAACGACCAGCTGCTGGGCACGATCTGTATCGCCAGGAATATCAGCGACCGCAAGAAGACCGACGAACTGATACGCCATCAGAGCGAAGGCCTGATAGAACGTAACGCCGAGCTTACTGCGCTCTATGAGATCTCGAACGCCCTGCAGTCTCCGCTGGACAGGAACACTATGCTCAAACGGGCTCTCGATACCATAACCAGCCTTTCGGTCTTCAATGTCGAACATAAGGGCGGGATATTCGCGGTCGAGGGCAACCAGCTGAAGCTGCTCGTCTCAGAAGGCCATTCATCCGGGTTCCTCGAGGCCCACAAGAACATGACTATCGACGACTGTCTGTGTGGCCAGGCCGTAAAGACCGGAAGGCTGTTGTACTCGGGCAGTTCCGTCGAGGACCCCTTGCACACGATCCGCTATCCGGAGATGACCGACCACGGCCACGTCATCGTACCGCTCAAGGCAGGCGACCAGGTGACCGGCGTCCTCTACCTGTACCTGCCGGCGGGCGCACAGTTCGACGAGCGGCAGCAGAGGCTACTCGAAGCGATCGGCTCGCAGCTGGCAATCGCCATGGAGAACGCCAGGCTCTATGAGGAAACCCGGGCGCTGTCGCTGCATGACCCGCTTACCGGACTTGCCAACCGGCGCCTGATGTCCATCGAGCTGGAGAAGACAATGGCCCGTTCGAGCCGCACCGGCAAGCCTTTCTCGCTGGTGATGCTGGACCTGGACCACTTCAAGAATTACAACGACCTCTATGGGCATACCGCCGGCGATCATCTGCTGGCCGGTGTCTCCGGCCTGATACTGGAGGAGATCCGCCGGATCGATCTTGGCGCCCGCTATGGCGGCGAGGAGTTCCTGCTGATTCTTCCCGACACTGATCTTTCGAATGCCCTGGATGTCGCCGAACGCATCCGGGCCAGGACCGAGGCTACGGCATTCCCTGTCTCTGAAGGAATGAGGTCATCGGGGATAACCGTGAGCCTGGGTGTCGCCAGCTGGGATCCGGGCATCGTCAGCGAGGATATCCTCATCGCCAGGGCTGACACGGCCCTGTATATGGCCAAGAGCCGGGGAAGAAACCGGGTCCAGAGCTGGATCGCACAAGAGCCTGGAGCACAGGGATCGGCCGCCAGCTAG
- a CDS encoding DUF1211 domain-containing protein, producing MKRRNNPDIDSVRGTHRVINFTDAVFAVAITLLVVQIPIPLKASSQELGDDLMDGLPMLLSFAISFGVIALLWLKHLHFNNHVQRYSVGLIWLNFLFLLVVAFLPYPTGVYGTHSGDETAQIFYAISVAVAGYLAAFMWVIVMRKPSLFHDDVDMKEARHSTRVSFVMPTGFALSIIFSYIHPPIVPYIWIGFAIVSPLIRKI from the coding sequence ATGAAGCGGCGCAATAATCCTGATATCGACAGCGTTCGGGGCACTCACCGGGTTATCAATTTCACTGACGCGGTATTCGCGGTGGCCATCACCCTGCTGGTCGTGCAGATCCCGATCCCGCTCAAGGCCTCGAGCCAGGAGCTTGGCGACGATCTGATGGACGGATTACCGATGCTGCTCAGTTTCGCCATCAGCTTTGGTGTGATCGCGCTGCTCTGGCTCAAGCATCTCCATTTCAACAATCATGTGCAACGATACAGCGTCGGCCTGATCTGGCTGAATTTCCTGTTCCTGCTGGTGGTCGCTTTTCTTCCTTATCCCACCGGCGTCTATGGCACGCACTCAGGCGATGAGACGGCACAGATATTCTATGCAATCAGCGTGGCGGTCGCCGGCTACCTGGCGGCGTTCATGTGGGTCATCGTGATGAGAAAGCCCTCATTGTTCCACGACGATGTCGATATGAAGGAAGCCAGGCATTCCACCAGGGTCTCGTTTGTCATGCCGACCGGATTCGCCCTCTCAATAATCTTCAGCTACATCCATCCTCCCATCGTGCCGTATATCTGGATCGGATTCGCTATCGTCAGCCCCCTTATCAGGAAGATCTGA
- a CDS encoding MBL fold metallo-hydrolase — protein sequence MLALTGFRQQNEKELRIAIDIITWPVGPLQANCYFIFDRESGAGLIVDPGGDPDFLVKAIAGAGGRCEAIFVTHGHPDHLGGVAGLAEATGAQVYASAGARMALAEPAKSMLFPGMPPFEAHDVDNLLTGGETIAIDGIEVQVIATPGHSPGSLTFFIADCLFTGDLLFHGSIGRTDLPGGSFDLLAASVKNLILRYPPDTRVYPGHGNTTTLAAEREDNPFLTDLGW from the coding sequence TTGCTAGCGTTAACTGGCTTCAGGCAGCAAAACGAAAAGGAGCTTCGCATAGCCATCGATATAATCACCTGGCCTGTCGGACCACTGCAGGCGAACTGCTATTTCATATTCGATAGGGAATCCGGTGCCGGCCTGATCGTTGATCCCGGCGGCGATCCCGATTTTCTGGTCAAGGCCATAGCCGGAGCCGGCGGCCGCTGTGAAGCGATTTTTGTGACCCACGGGCATCCGGACCACCTGGGCGGCGTCGCCGGGCTGGCGGAGGCTACCGGCGCACAGGTGTATGCTTCCGCCGGAGCCAGGATGGCACTGGCAGAGCCTGCAAAGTCCATGCTCTTCCCGGGGATGCCGCCATTCGAAGCCCACGATGTAGACAACCTTCTTACCGGAGGAGAAACCATCGCAATCGACGGCATCGAGGTGCAGGTGATCGCTACTCCCGGCCATTCACCCGGCTCGCTGACATTTTTTATCGCCGACTGTCTTTTCACCGGCGATCTGCTTTTCCACGGTTCGATCGGGCGCACGGATCTTCCCGGCGGCTCATTTGACCTGCTCGCTGCTTCGGTGAAGAACCTGATCCTGCGCTACCCGCCCGACACCAGGGTCTATCCTGGGCACGGCAACACTACCACCCTGGCCGCTGAGCGCGAAGACAATCCATTCCTCACGGATCTCGGCTGGTAG
- a CDS encoding histidine--tRNA ligase — protein sequence MQGPKGTYDVLPGQQPLRYRAIGQAARVMSGAGYQHINTPAFEDTELFVRGVGTSSDIVRKEMYTFEDKGGRSLTLKPEGTAPVVRAYVQHGMHKLPQPVKLWYYERMYRFERPQAGRYREHYQLGAEAIGSDDPALDAELIMMLSDIYEGLGVPDVELRLGSMGCAECRPAYIDSLRKFLDNSSDSFCRDCGERAKLNPLRVFDCKNEECSRALAEAPRLVENLCAACAEHFDAVKADLDLLGRTYRVDGSLVRGFDYYTRTTFEYECSRLGAQKGIGGGGRYDRLVEEIGGPPTPAVGFGTGLERIVLALESAGVAEEESGVKVFFMALDERAKPSIITAMHALRQRGVTADTDYAGRSAKGQMKQANRLKARFAVIIGEEEINSGSAMVKDMDAGEQEPVKLDSLQEYLMARIEK from the coding sequence ATGCAGGGTCCCAAGGGAACATACGACGTACTCCCCGGGCAGCAGCCACTGAGATACCGGGCGATCGGCCAGGCGGCGAGGGTCATGAGCGGCGCCGGGTATCAGCACATCAACACTCCGGCATTCGAAGACACCGAGCTTTTCGTCCGAGGCGTCGGCACATCGTCGGATATCGTCCGCAAGGAGATGTACACCTTTGAGGACAAGGGCGGCCGCAGCCTCACGCTCAAGCCGGAGGGCACCGCGCCGGTCGTGCGCGCCTATGTGCAGCACGGCATGCACAAGCTGCCCCAGCCGGTGAAGCTCTGGTATTACGAGCGCATGTATCGCTTCGAGCGCCCGCAGGCGGGCAGGTATCGTGAGCACTATCAACTGGGCGCTGAGGCGATCGGTTCCGATGATCCAGCGCTCGACGCGGAACTGATAATGATGCTCTCCGACATCTACGAAGGGCTGGGCGTTCCCGATGTGGAGCTACGGCTCGGCAGCATGGGCTGCGCCGAGTGCCGCCCTGCCTACATCGATAGCCTGCGGAAGTTCCTGGACAACTCCAGCGATTCCTTCTGCCGCGATTGCGGTGAGCGGGCCAAGCTGAATCCCCTGCGGGTCTTCGATTGCAAGAACGAGGAATGCAGCCGGGCTCTGGCTGAAGCTCCCAGGCTGGTCGAGAACCTCTGCGCCGCCTGCGCTGAACATTTTGACGCGGTCAAGGCTGACCTGGATCTGCTGGGACGCACTTATCGCGTCGACGGATCGCTCGTGCGCGGTTTCGACTATTACACCCGCACAACCTTCGAATATGAATGCTCCCGGCTGGGCGCTCAGAAGGGCATCGGCGGCGGCGGCCGCTATGACCGCCTGGTGGAGGAGATCGGCGGCCCTCCCACACCCGCAGTCGGATTCGGCACCGGACTGGAACGCATCGTCCTGGCGCTGGAATCAGCCGGGGTGGCAGAGGAGGAGAGCGGGGTCAAGGTATTCTTCATGGCTCTCGACGAGCGGGCAAAACCTTCGATCATCACCGCGATGCACGCCCTGCGCCAGCGCGGAGTAACCGCCGACACCGACTACGCCGGCCGCAGCGCCAAGGGTCAGATGAAGCAGGCCAATCGCCTGAAAGCCCGTTTTGCTGTTATCATCGGTGAGGAAGAAATCAACTCCGGCTCCGCGATGGTGAAAGACATGGACGCAGGCGAACAGGAACCGGTCAAGCTCGATTCTTTGCAGGAATATCTGATGGCGAGGATCGAGAAATGA